One Roseimicrobium gellanilyticum genomic window carries:
- a CDS encoding DUF1552 domain-containing protein, with product MSNYLSQSWLIDRRHALKALGSFISLPLLECMVPRQAAAAAAITETPKRSAFIYLANGVHSLNYQITTSGKDYKFSHSLKPLEKHRQSITPISGLHHPGSLSHHHNCINVWLTGGKLGPSDKNTISVDQKMAEITAQHTRYPSLEVAITQESLAWTADGVRLPAMRRCSEIFASMFAEPKGGIAAQRRALRRKGSVLDDNLAEVRRLEKQMGKQDKGRMDQYLTSVREAEIRTRRADAWLDTPLPVISEADRQRTNRDIPDTKAGDYFRTVYDLMVLAFQTDVTRVATFSLGGEGQAISIPEIGITESRHQLSHHGGDPGYMEKLTNYDTFAIEQYSYFLTRLEETKDLSGKSLLGSTMSLFGSGMSYGHSHGNANLPLVLAGGSDLGLKHGQHLDFNKEAAGFQGYALNAAGALTSAHYQVCSRPVNTDAHMSNLLLLMAQRMGVETDKFGDSNKVIAL from the coding sequence ATGAGCAACTACCTGTCCCAATCCTGGCTGATCGACCGCCGCCATGCCCTCAAGGCATTGGGCTCTTTCATCTCGCTGCCTCTGCTGGAGTGCATGGTCCCGAGACAGGCGGCGGCAGCCGCGGCGATCACTGAAACGCCCAAGCGCAGCGCGTTCATCTATCTGGCGAACGGCGTGCATTCGCTGAACTACCAGATCACCACGTCGGGGAAGGACTACAAGTTTTCTCATTCGCTCAAGCCCTTGGAGAAGCATCGCCAGAGCATCACGCCCATCAGCGGTCTGCACCACCCGGGCAGCCTGAGCCATCACCACAACTGCATCAATGTGTGGCTGACCGGCGGCAAGCTCGGACCTTCGGACAAGAACACCATCTCGGTGGACCAGAAGATGGCGGAGATCACCGCGCAGCATACGCGCTATCCGTCTTTGGAAGTTGCTATCACGCAGGAATCTCTCGCGTGGACGGCGGACGGAGTGCGCCTGCCTGCGATGCGTCGCTGCAGTGAGATCTTTGCCTCGATGTTCGCAGAACCCAAGGGCGGTATCGCAGCCCAGCGCCGCGCCTTGCGCCGCAAGGGCAGCGTGCTGGATGACAACCTCGCCGAGGTGCGTCGCCTGGAGAAGCAAATGGGCAAGCAGGACAAGGGACGCATGGATCAATACCTCACGTCCGTGCGTGAGGCCGAAATCCGCACGCGACGGGCTGATGCCTGGCTGGATACACCGCTCCCGGTCATCTCCGAAGCCGACCGCCAGCGCACCAATCGCGACATCCCCGACACCAAGGCGGGTGATTATTTCCGCACGGTCTATGACCTCATGGTGCTTGCATTCCAGACGGATGTGACCCGCGTGGCCACCTTCAGCCTCGGTGGTGAGGGTCAGGCGATTTCCATTCCTGAAATCGGCATCACGGAGTCACGCCACCAGCTCAGCCACCACGGCGGTGACCCGGGCTATATGGAGAAGCTCACCAACTACGACACCTTCGCCATCGAGCAGTACAGCTACTTCCTCACGAGGCTGGAGGAAACCAAGGACCTCAGCGGCAAATCGTTGCTCGGCTCCACCATGTCCCTTTTCGGCAGCGGCATGTCCTACGGTCACAGCCATGGCAATGCCAACCTCCCGCTCGTGCTCGCCGGTGGCTCGGACCTCGGCTTGAAGCACGGCCAGCATCTGGACTTCAACAAGGAGGCTGCAGGATTCCAAGGTTATGCGCTCAACGCAGCCGGAGCGCTCACCAGCGCGCACTATCAGGTCTGCAGCCGCCCCGTGAACACCGACGCTCACATGAGCAATCTGCTCCTCCTCATGGCCCAGCGCATGGGCGTGGAGACGGACAAGTTCGGCGACAGCAACAAGGTGATCGCGCTGTGA
- a CDS encoding leucine-rich repeat domain-containing protein, whose amino-acid sequence MKSPAALFCALTTLACSTTAFALDPHVEAVIRTVEGAKGKVEKTEDGQSLKLVDLAVPNTGPHDHRKDDPYDAAFFEHLGHITTLESLNVISTKFNDEWMPHIAKLTKLKTLRFTNNGKLTDAGMVQLAGLKDLESFSFVGTAITGKAYAKFEGFTKLTRVSHRGSKIDDEGLKELCDHLPNLESISLAHAKFTDAGAPNLAKLVKLKSLELGALATPAALRNITALPLENLQLGEGFDKSESLPIIKEIKSLKRLTLTNCKTTTEDDLKLLATMTQLESLEFGHLEMTDALLSQLTAFTFLKELKFYYPKRYSPETQARIQAAVPKVAVKFTPQ is encoded by the coding sequence ATGAAGTCACCCGCTGCGCTCTTCTGCGCCCTCACCACTCTCGCGTGCTCGACCACGGCCTTCGCCCTCGACCCTCATGTCGAAGCGGTCATCCGCACCGTGGAAGGCGCCAAGGGCAAAGTCGAAAAGACCGAGGACGGCCAGAGTCTCAAGCTTGTCGATCTCGCCGTGCCCAACACCGGCCCGCATGATCATCGCAAGGACGATCCCTATGACGCGGCTTTCTTCGAGCACCTCGGCCACATCACCACGCTCGAATCGCTCAACGTCATCTCCACCAAGTTCAACGACGAGTGGATGCCACACATCGCGAAGCTTACCAAGCTCAAGACCCTGCGATTCACGAACAACGGCAAGCTCACAGACGCGGGCATGGTGCAACTCGCCGGACTGAAGGATCTGGAGAGCTTCTCCTTCGTCGGCACCGCCATCACCGGCAAAGCCTATGCGAAGTTTGAGGGCTTCACCAAGCTCACCCGCGTGAGCCATCGCGGCAGCAAGATTGATGACGAAGGCTTGAAGGAACTCTGCGACCACCTGCCCAACCTCGAAAGCATCAGCCTCGCACATGCAAAATTCACCGATGCCGGAGCTCCGAACCTTGCGAAGCTCGTTAAGCTCAAGAGCCTCGAACTGGGAGCACTCGCTACGCCTGCTGCGTTGAGGAACATCACCGCGCTGCCACTCGAAAACCTCCAGCTCGGCGAAGGTTTCGACAAATCGGAATCCCTGCCCATCATCAAGGAGATCAAATCGCTGAAGCGACTCACGCTCACGAACTGCAAGACCACTACCGAGGACGATCTCAAGCTGCTCGCCACCATGACGCAGCTCGAGTCTCTGGAGTTCGGCCACCTTGAGATGACCGATGCACTTCTGTCGCAACTGACCGCCTTCACGTTCCTCAAGGAATTGAAGTTCTATTACCCGAAACGTTACTCCCCCGAGACCCAGGCCAGGATCCAAGCCGCAGTACCCAAGGTCGCTGTGAAGTTTACTCCGCAGTAG
- a CDS encoding N-acetylmuramoyl-L-alanine amidase family protein produces the protein MTTSKPHRSSFLLLSSGMALLTLTLLLASCSSSSSASRGPSSSRLDQWGNRAGPSGFGTVVVDAGHGGKDSGAVSRRTGLVEKTLTLDLARRLRSELRGSFRVVMVRDSDAFVDLDDRVRIANKKDSVLVSIHFNAGSRRLAGPETYWWRVDSYTLAKRVQRNLTGVSAQDNSRGLVRRRLRLTRNPMVPCILVEGGYITNAREAKSLANPAYRAQLARAIAAALREQAAEGDGNLGPLPAFISAPPSRHGDARSS, from the coding sequence ATGACCACGAGCAAACCGCATCGCAGTTCATTCCTTCTTCTCTCCAGTGGCATGGCGTTGTTGACGCTGACCTTGCTGCTGGCGAGTTGCAGTTCCTCCTCGTCTGCCTCCAGGGGACCCAGCAGTTCCAGACTGGACCAGTGGGGAAATCGAGCGGGGCCAAGCGGCTTTGGCACGGTGGTGGTGGATGCTGGACATGGTGGAAAAGATTCGGGGGCGGTGTCACGCCGCACGGGATTGGTGGAGAAGACGCTGACGCTTGACCTGGCGAGGCGTCTCCGCAGTGAATTGCGGGGAAGCTTTCGTGTGGTGATGGTGCGCGATTCGGATGCGTTTGTGGACCTCGATGACCGCGTTCGTATCGCTAACAAAAAAGACAGCGTCCTCGTCAGCATCCATTTCAACGCAGGCTCGCGGCGACTCGCGGGACCGGAGACGTACTGGTGGCGGGTGGACAGCTACACCCTGGCGAAGCGTGTGCAGCGTAATCTCACGGGCGTTTCCGCACAGGACAACTCGCGCGGCCTCGTACGCCGTCGCCTGAGGCTGACGCGCAATCCGATGGTGCCATGCATCCTCGTCGAGGGTGGTTATATCACCAACGCTCGCGAAGCGAAGTCACTCGCCAACCCCGCCTATCGTGCGCAACTGGCACGCGCCATCGCTGCAGCGCTGCGTGAGCAGGCCGCCGAGGGTGATGGCAATCTCGGTCCCCTGCCCGCGTTCATCTCCGCACCACCCAGCCGGCACGGGGATGCGCGCAGCAGTTGA
- a CDS encoding DEAD/DEAH box helicase, with amino-acid sequence MSDHPLLRRLPSSSGASNDDLLSCFLDYVTEKKLELYPAQEEAVLELFEDKNVILNTPTGSGKSLVATALHFRSLAMGRRSVYTSPIKALVNEKFLALCRDFGPDNVGMATGDATVNRNAPIMCCTAEILANYALRDGAQAPFREVIMDEFHYYADHERGVAWQVPLLTMSESRFLLMSATMGATEFFRDELTRLTRAETTIVSSRERPVPLEFSYVETPVDVTLQELVEAKKTPVYLVHFTQNEAAQAAQDLMSLNFCTPAEKASIKDFMMGVKFTSPYGKEVKRYLAHGVGIHHAGLLPKYRMLVEQLAQRGLLKVICGTDTLGVGVNVPIRTVLLTRLSKYGGQKVSTLSARDFHQISGRAGRRGFDDIGYVVAQAPEHVIENLKMDAKAAGDAKKLRKMVKKKPPEGFVGWNEDTFKKLQSASPEPLTSRFQVSHGMLLQVLSRDGDGCRAMQRLIADSHEPPKAKKQHRKRAWQLFRALVERKIIEMLPKAERAEGRKLRLNVELQDDFSLNHTLALYVIDTLAIIDPASPTYAADMMTLCESIMENPDTILRRQLSKVKDDAMAEMKAEGIPYEERMARLEELEYPKPCRDFIYSTFNEFQAEHPWVGQDHIRPKSIAREMFENFRSFADYIKDYELDRAEGVLLRHLSGVHKILTQTVPDKFKTESVQEMEAWLAGVLRGTDSSLLDEWERLRDPNWKPSEDEPASREPADITRNKREFIALVRTEIFRFLRPLAMGNYKLAASQFSQLRSIWSEESLIATLDPYYDEHERISIDNEARNGRHTYVESSEDKRTWRVCQVLVDPEGLNDWQMEFSVDLEQAREAGKPTLALLGIGPVVVT; translated from the coding sequence ATGTCCGACCACCCCCTGCTGCGCCGCTTGCCGTCATCCTCCGGCGCCTCCAATGACGACCTGCTGAGCTGCTTCCTCGACTATGTAACGGAGAAGAAGCTGGAGCTGTACCCCGCCCAGGAGGAGGCGGTGCTGGAGCTCTTCGAGGACAAGAATGTCATCCTCAATACTCCGACTGGCTCTGGAAAGTCGCTGGTGGCGACGGCGTTGCACTTTCGCTCGCTGGCGATGGGTCGGCGCTCGGTCTACACCAGCCCGATCAAGGCCCTGGTGAATGAGAAGTTCCTCGCGCTCTGCCGTGACTTCGGGCCGGACAACGTGGGCATGGCCACGGGTGATGCCACGGTGAACCGCAATGCGCCCATCATGTGCTGCACGGCCGAAATCCTCGCGAACTACGCGCTGCGCGACGGTGCCCAGGCCCCTTTTCGCGAGGTCATCATGGACGAGTTCCACTATTACGCGGACCACGAGCGTGGCGTCGCGTGGCAGGTGCCTCTTCTCACCATGAGTGAGTCGAGGTTCTTGCTCATGTCCGCCACCATGGGCGCGACTGAATTTTTCCGGGACGAACTCACCCGCCTGACACGCGCGGAGACCACCATCGTGTCCTCAAGAGAACGCCCTGTGCCCTTGGAGTTCAGCTATGTGGAGACACCAGTGGATGTTACGCTGCAAGAGTTGGTCGAGGCCAAAAAGACGCCCGTCTACCTTGTCCATTTCACGCAGAATGAAGCCGCGCAGGCTGCGCAGGATTTGATGAGCTTGAACTTCTGCACTCCGGCAGAGAAAGCCTCCATCAAGGATTTCATGATGGGCGTGAAGTTCACGAGTCCCTATGGAAAGGAAGTGAAGAGATACCTCGCTCATGGCGTCGGCATTCACCATGCCGGACTGCTGCCGAAATACCGCATGCTGGTCGAACAGCTCGCGCAGCGTGGTCTGCTGAAAGTCATCTGCGGCACGGACACGCTTGGGGTAGGTGTGAATGTCCCCATTCGCACGGTGCTGCTGACGCGCCTGAGCAAGTATGGCGGACAGAAGGTGTCCACCCTTTCTGCGCGAGACTTCCATCAGATCAGTGGCCGCGCCGGACGACGTGGCTTCGACGACATCGGGTATGTGGTCGCGCAGGCACCGGAGCACGTCATCGAGAATCTCAAGATGGACGCCAAGGCGGCGGGCGATGCGAAGAAGCTACGCAAGATGGTGAAGAAGAAACCACCGGAGGGCTTTGTGGGGTGGAATGAGGACACCTTCAAGAAACTCCAGTCGGCATCACCCGAGCCGCTGACCTCGCGCTTCCAGGTTTCGCACGGCATGCTGCTCCAGGTGCTCAGTCGTGATGGCGATGGTTGCCGTGCCATGCAGCGTTTGATTGCGGACTCGCACGAGCCGCCGAAGGCGAAGAAGCAGCACCGAAAGCGTGCCTGGCAACTCTTCCGCGCGCTGGTGGAGCGCAAGATCATCGAGATGCTTCCCAAAGCTGAGCGAGCCGAAGGGCGGAAGCTGCGGCTGAACGTTGAGCTTCAGGATGACTTCTCGCTCAACCATACGCTGGCGCTCTATGTGATCGACACCCTTGCCATCATCGATCCTGCATCGCCGACCTATGCGGCGGATATGATGACGCTCTGTGAGTCCATCATGGAGAATCCGGACACCATCCTGCGCCGCCAGCTCAGCAAGGTGAAGGACGATGCGATGGCCGAAATGAAGGCCGAGGGCATTCCGTACGAGGAGCGCATGGCCCGGCTGGAAGAGCTGGAATATCCAAAGCCGTGCCGCGATTTCATCTACAGCACGTTCAACGAGTTCCAGGCAGAGCATCCCTGGGTGGGTCAGGATCACATCCGCCCCAAGAGCATCGCCCGCGAGATGTTCGAGAACTTCCGCAGCTTCGCAGACTACATCAAGGACTACGAGCTCGACCGTGCCGAGGGCGTGCTGTTGCGCCACCTCTCCGGCGTGCACAAAATCCTTACGCAAACCGTGCCGGACAAGTTTAAGACCGAATCGGTGCAGGAGATGGAAGCCTGGCTCGCGGGTGTGCTGCGCGGCACCGACTCCAGTCTGCTGGATGAATGGGAGCGCCTGCGTGACCCCAACTGGAAACCGAGCGAAGACGAGCCTGCCTCCAGGGAGCCCGCGGACATTACGCGGAACAAGCGTGAGTTCATCGCACTGGTCCGCACCGAAATCTTCCGCTTCCTCCGCCCTCTCGCCATGGGGAACTACAAGCTCGCGGCATCCCAGTTCTCTCAGCTTCGGTCGATTTGGAGTGAAGAGAGCCTCATTGCCACGCTGGATCCGTATTACGACGAGCATGAGCGCATCAGCATTGACAACGAAGCGCGCAATGGCCGCCACACGTATGTGGAGTCGAGCGAGGACAAGCGCACCTGGCGCGTGTGCCAGGTGCTGGTGGATCCGGAAGGCCTGAACGATTGGCAGATGGAGTTCAGTGTCGACCTGGAGCAAGCGCGCGAGGCTGGCAAGCCGACGCTGGCGCTTTTGGGGATTGGGCCGGTGGTGGTAACGTGA
- a CDS encoding Gfo/Idh/MocA family protein has translation MFKSFLIVFSLLVSSFHVSAADSPAPVKVVIAGLVHGHVSGFLHKANQGSVEIVGIYEPNQEVVNRYKERFQLEKVSFGADLPKMLDELKPQAIWVFTNTYDHLAAVEAAAPRGIHVIVEKPLAVDKAAADRMAALAREHKIHLLTNLETTWYACLGEAHRICVEEQQLGVLTKIVGHFGHPGPDRVQPEFLEWLKDPKLNGGGASSDFGCYGGVITTWLLGNQRPKSVTAVFQTNRPETWTKVDDNATLILEYPHAQGIIQASWDWTFPRKDVEIYGRKGIIRTINPTDYDIRLERAKSFEQKTAAPLPAPYGTSVEYFAAVIRGEIDPKGSMSSLETNLIAMEIQEAARESAKTGKKVVLP, from the coding sequence ATGTTCAAGAGCTTCCTGATTGTCTTCTCGCTTCTCGTCAGTTCGTTTCATGTCAGTGCTGCGGATTCTCCTGCCCCGGTCAAAGTCGTCATCGCGGGCTTGGTGCACGGCCATGTGAGTGGATTCCTGCACAAGGCGAATCAGGGTTCGGTGGAAATCGTGGGCATCTACGAGCCCAACCAGGAAGTGGTGAACCGGTACAAGGAACGCTTCCAGCTCGAGAAGGTGTCCTTTGGCGCTGATCTCCCGAAGATGCTGGATGAGTTGAAGCCGCAGGCCATCTGGGTTTTCACCAATACGTATGACCATCTGGCCGCGGTCGAGGCGGCGGCTCCGCGTGGCATTCACGTGATTGTGGAAAAGCCTCTGGCGGTGGACAAGGCCGCAGCGGATCGCATGGCTGCGCTGGCCAGGGAGCACAAGATCCATCTCCTGACGAATCTTGAGACGACGTGGTATGCGTGCCTTGGCGAAGCGCACCGCATTTGTGTTGAGGAGCAGCAGCTCGGCGTGCTCACGAAGATCGTGGGCCACTTCGGCCACCCTGGTCCTGACAGGGTGCAGCCTGAGTTCCTTGAGTGGCTGAAGGATCCGAAGTTGAATGGGGGAGGAGCTTCGTCGGACTTTGGGTGCTACGGCGGAGTCATCACGACCTGGCTGCTGGGAAATCAGCGCCCGAAGTCAGTCACGGCCGTCTTCCAGACGAACCGGCCTGAGACGTGGACCAAGGTGGATGACAATGCGACGCTCATCCTTGAGTATCCGCATGCGCAGGGCATCATCCAGGCGTCTTGGGATTGGACGTTCCCGCGCAAGGACGTGGAGATCTACGGTCGGAAGGGGATCATCCGGACGATCAATCCCACGGACTATGACATCCGGTTGGAGCGTGCGAAGAGCTTTGAGCAGAAGACTGCGGCTCCGCTGCCCGCGCCCTATGGAACTTCGGTAGAATATTTCGCGGCGGTGATCCGGGGTGAAATCGATCCGAAGGGCAGCATGTCCTCCCTGGAGACGAATCTCATTGCGATGGAGATTCAGGAAGCGGCACGCGAGTCTGCCAAGACCGGCAAGAAAGTGGTGCTGCCATGA
- a CDS encoding molybdopterin-dependent oxidoreductase codes for MSTAPASASASPPPVDTVNVQINGKWHKFPKGMRMIEACRIAGELVPHYCYHPKLSSPGNCRMCLVEMGMPPRPTPGQEPAKDEHGMPVIGWMPRPVIACANTVSEGMGIRTEGKLSEECRRGVMELLLINHPLDCPICDQAGECRLQEFSVEHGNGQSRFREEKVKKPKNVDVGPRVRLDDERCIMCSRCIRFCAEIVDDPVLGFTERGSHTTLAVHPGKRLENNYSLNTVDICPVGALTSNDFRFQQRVWFLKETKSICTHCGRGCNMEISSRQQTIYRQTPRENNDVNSTWMCDRGRLDFHFVNSEFRLTQPLVKKAGKHQAATWKDAILAVAQGVAGVPADQIAVIASARMTNEELYLAKALIKALGTSQFDVVPRTREADNYLRAADMNPNSNGVRTIWGTEPGKQLDQIIADITSGKVKVVLALGENLLKLGLTKEVLGKLKFLASSHVLANATAELSHVVLPGATYAEKRGSMINVTGRLQRLNKAVELPGEAHDDWEILRDLILAVSGSNGLHSVDDVFKRMAADIAIFQGKTLRSIGDLGVQVMETDEKIPLLERERERKAKGIIVG; via the coding sequence ATGAGTACTGCCCCTGCCAGCGCCTCCGCCTCGCCGCCTCCGGTGGACACGGTGAACGTGCAGATCAATGGCAAGTGGCACAAGTTCCCCAAGGGCATGCGCATGATTGAGGCGTGCCGTATCGCGGGTGAGCTGGTGCCCCACTACTGCTATCACCCGAAGCTTTCCTCCCCCGGCAATTGCCGTATGTGCCTCGTGGAGATGGGCATGCCCCCGCGTCCCACCCCCGGCCAGGAGCCTGCAAAGGACGAGCACGGCATGCCGGTCATCGGCTGGATGCCGCGCCCGGTCATCGCCTGTGCGAACACGGTCAGCGAGGGCATGGGCATCCGCACCGAAGGCAAGCTGAGCGAGGAATGCCGCCGCGGCGTGATGGAGCTCCTGCTCATCAATCACCCCCTCGACTGCCCCATTTGCGACCAGGCCGGTGAGTGCCGCCTGCAGGAGTTCAGCGTGGAGCATGGCAATGGCCAGAGCCGCTTCCGTGAAGAGAAGGTCAAGAAGCCGAAGAATGTCGATGTAGGCCCGCGCGTGCGTCTGGATGACGAGCGCTGCATCATGTGCTCCCGCTGCATCCGCTTCTGCGCGGAGATCGTGGATGACCCGGTGCTTGGATTCACCGAGCGCGGCAGCCATACCACCCTGGCGGTGCACCCGGGCAAGCGCCTGGAGAACAACTACTCGCTCAATACCGTGGACATCTGCCCGGTGGGAGCGCTGACCTCGAATGACTTCCGCTTCCAGCAGCGCGTCTGGTTCCTGAAGGAAACGAAGTCCATCTGCACCCACTGCGGCCGCGGCTGCAACATGGAGATCTCCTCCCGCCAGCAGACCATCTACCGCCAGACCCCGCGCGAGAACAACGACGTGAACAGCACGTGGATGTGCGACCGCGGCCGTCTCGACTTCCATTTCGTCAACAGCGAGTTCCGCCTCACCCAGCCGCTCGTGAAGAAGGCTGGCAAGCATCAGGCCGCAACGTGGAAGGACGCCATCCTCGCCGTGGCGCAGGGTGTCGCCGGAGTGCCCGCGGACCAGATTGCCGTCATCGCCTCCGCGCGCATGACGAACGAAGAGCTCTATCTCGCGAAGGCCCTCATCAAGGCGCTCGGCACCTCGCAGTTCGATGTGGTGCCGCGCACGCGCGAAGCAGACAACTACCTGCGCGCTGCCGACATGAACCCCAACAGCAATGGGGTGCGCACCATCTGGGGCACCGAGCCCGGCAAGCAGCTGGACCAGATTATTGCGGACATCACGTCCGGCAAGGTCAAGGTCGTGCTCGCCCTCGGCGAAAACCTCCTGAAGCTCGGCCTCACCAAGGAGGTGCTGGGCAAGCTGAAATTCCTCGCCTCCAGCCACGTGCTGGCGAATGCCACTGCTGAGCTCTCCCACGTGGTGCTCCCCGGAGCGACCTATGCCGAGAAGCGCGGCAGCATGATCAACGTCACCGGCCGTCTCCAGCGCCTGAACAAGGCCGTGGAACTCCCCGGCGAAGCGCATGACGATTGGGAAATCCTGCGTGACCTCATCCTCGCCGTGAGCGGCTCGAACGGTCTCCACTCCGTGGACGATGTCTTCAAGCGCATGGCGGCGGATATTGCAATCTTCCAGGGCAAGACCCTGCGCAGCATTGGCGACCTTGGCGTGCAGGTGATGGAAACTGACGAGAAGATCCCGCTGCTGGAGCGCGAACGCGAGCGCAAGGCGAAGGGGATTATTGTTGGGTAG
- a CDS encoding diacylglycerol/lipid kinase family protein, translating into MPATDADSPTSAPHPAWTTATVVLNRESGAVSTLGPETLAEDLKTEFLKNGITATVHLVKGSELEATLKQARDDDSDAVVVGGGDGTVAAAAALLAGGDKPLGVLPFGTFNIVARDLNIPLDWQEAVAALATAPATCMDLMEVNGGLYCCVCVLGFFPALKMAQPEHHGNWVVRTLQTCMLAFRSMATFPPLDLKLVLDGKEIHRRTRFALLANNDYEEMFGLIPKRKSINGGYFTIYVSNHRTNIGMTRALISWILGRFKQDKELTIFHCDELDIVVRRKGVIPVMVDGEVKKLTSPLKIRTRPQELCVLAPEVVKETVEHEKAEPI; encoded by the coding sequence ATGCCTGCGACCGACGCCGACTCCCCCACCAGCGCCCCGCACCCCGCTTGGACCACCGCCACCGTGGTGCTGAACCGCGAGTCCGGCGCCGTTTCCACCCTCGGCCCCGAAACCCTGGCAGAGGACCTGAAGACCGAGTTCCTCAAAAACGGCATCACCGCCACCGTGCACCTCGTGAAGGGGTCCGAGCTGGAAGCCACGCTGAAGCAGGCCAGGGACGACGACAGCGATGCCGTCGTCGTCGGAGGGGGCGATGGCACCGTGGCCGCCGCTGCGGCACTGCTCGCCGGCGGGGACAAGCCGCTGGGCGTGCTCCCATTCGGCACCTTCAACATCGTCGCGCGTGACCTGAACATTCCGCTGGATTGGCAGGAAGCCGTCGCCGCCCTCGCCACCGCGCCAGCCACATGCATGGACCTCATGGAGGTGAATGGCGGCCTCTACTGCTGCGTGTGCGTCCTCGGCTTCTTCCCCGCGCTGAAGATGGCCCAGCCCGAGCACCATGGGAACTGGGTGGTGCGCACCCTGCAGACCTGCATGCTCGCCTTCCGCAGCATGGCCACCTTCCCCCCGCTCGACTTGAAACTCGTGCTGGATGGCAAGGAGATCCACCGGCGTACCCGCTTCGCCCTGCTCGCGAACAATGACTACGAGGAAATGTTCGGCCTCATCCCCAAGCGCAAAAGCATCAACGGCGGCTACTTCACCATCTACGTCTCCAACCACCGCACGAACATCGGCATGACCCGTGCCCTCATCTCGTGGATCCTCGGCCGCTTCAAGCAGGACAAGGAACTTACCATCTTCCACTGCGACGAACTCGACATCGTCGTCCGTCGCAAAGGCGTGATCCCCGTGATGGTCGATGGCGAGGTGAAGAAACTCACGTCACCGCTGAAGATAAGAACACGCCCTCAGGAGCTATGCGTGCTGGCACCTGAAGTGGTGAAAGAAACCGTCGAGCACGAAAAGGCGGAGCCCATCTGA
- a CDS encoding SDR family NAD(P)-dependent oxidoreductase encodes MAQASSPHIHPLFDLTGKAALVTGGSKGLGKAMARGFAEAGADVFISSRSEEELKRAASEIGEGLSVKVEWMVADMVDRAQVKALAAEAERRLGKVDILVNNAGSNAPQAIDEITDEAWDRIVELDLTSCMVLTRALVPGMKARKWGRVIHVSSVLGVGSKEKRNVYSACKAGLIGMAKASALDLGTYNITVNCLCPGPFLTDLPMSLLNDQEKESFATRTALQRWGQPRELAGPALLLASEAGSYITGEALLVDGGAYARAL; translated from the coding sequence ATGGCACAGGCATCGTCACCGCATATTCATCCTCTTTTCGATCTCACGGGCAAGGCGGCATTGGTGACGGGAGGGAGCAAGGGATTGGGGAAGGCGATGGCGCGGGGGTTTGCGGAGGCGGGGGCGGATGTGTTCATCTCGAGCCGGAGTGAGGAGGAACTGAAGCGGGCGGCGTCGGAGATTGGTGAGGGCTTATCCGTGAAGGTGGAGTGGATGGTGGCGGATATGGTGGACCGAGCGCAGGTGAAGGCGCTCGCGGCGGAGGCGGAGAGGCGGCTGGGCAAGGTGGATATCCTGGTGAACAACGCGGGGAGCAATGCACCGCAGGCGATTGATGAAATCACGGATGAGGCGTGGGATCGCATCGTGGAACTGGATCTCACGAGCTGCATGGTGCTGACGCGGGCGCTGGTGCCGGGGATGAAAGCGCGGAAGTGGGGTCGTGTCATCCATGTGTCCTCGGTGCTCGGGGTGGGATCGAAGGAGAAGCGCAATGTGTATTCCGCGTGCAAGGCGGGTCTCATTGGCATGGCCAAAGCGAGTGCACTGGACCTGGGGACGTACAACATCACGGTGAACTGCCTGTGCCCGGGACCGTTCCTCACGGATCTGCCGATGAGTCTCTTGAACGATCAGGAGAAGGAATCGTTTGCGACGCGCACGGCGTTGCAGCGCTGGGGGCAGCCGAGGGAACTGGCGGGGCCGGCGTTGTTGCTGGCGAGTGAGGCGGGGAGCTATATCACCGGTGAGGCGCTGCTGGTGGATGGTGGGGCGTATGCGAGGGCGCTGTGA
- a CDS encoding very short patch repair endonuclease, producing MNDYTEEPMPDIFTRAKRSDVMSRIRSRGNRNTELRMVEVFRSNGMRGWRRHARLRGEGQVTDRKIGKRVLRSFTFRPDFIFPKLKVAVFVDGCFWHACPKCYIRPKQNRTFWDEKREMNQARDRKQSRALRKKGWTVVRLWEHDLAKKREKWLLGKLRRVFAMGEQ from the coding sequence GTGAACGACTACACTGAGGAGCCAATGCCGGACATCTTCACCAGAGCCAAGCGAAGCGATGTGATGTCGCGCATCCGTTCCCGAGGGAACAGGAATACCGAGCTGCGCATGGTCGAAGTCTTCCGCAGCAACGGTATGAGAGGATGGAGACGGCATGCGCGTTTGAGGGGTGAAGGTCAGGTCACTGACAGGAAGATTGGCAAACGGGTGTTGAGGTCGTTCACCTTCCGACCGGACTTCATCTTTCCGAAATTGAAGGTCGCGGTGTTTGTGGATGGGTGTTTCTGGCATGCGTGTCCGAAGTGCTATATCCGGCCCAAGCAGAACCGGACGTTTTGGGATGAGAAGCGGGAGATGAATCAGGCGAGGGACAGGAAGCAGTCGCGTGCGTTGCGGAAGAAGGGGTGGACGGTGGTCCGTCTGTGGGAGCATGATTTGGCGAAGAAGCGGGAGAAGTGGCTGCTGGGGAAACTGAGGAGGGTGTTTGCGATGGGTGAGCAATAG